Part of the Desulfolutivibrio sulfoxidireducens genome is shown below.
CGAAACGCCCTTCGAGAGTCCGGAGCCGGACGACGGGCGGTCCGACACGCAGGAGGCGCCCCGTGTGGGTTAGACAGAAGCTTGCGGACTACGCCGCCCTGACCGGCGACTACCTGCGGGAGCGCTTCGGGAAGAAAATCCGCGAGGCGGGAACGCCGGACACCCTCGTGCGGCCCATGGAATATAGCCTCCTGGCCGGGGGCAAGAGGCTGCGGCCGGCCCTGTGCCTGGCCTTCGCCGAGGTCCTGGGCACCCCGGCCGAGCGGGTATTGCCCTTTGCCTCGGCCTTCGAGCTGATTCATACCTATTCGCTCATCCACGACGACCTGCCGGCCATGGACGACGACGACCTGCGCCGGGGGCGGCCCTCCTGCCACAAGGCCTTCGGCGAGGCCCAGGCCATCCTGGCCGGGGACGCCCTGGTGACCGAGGCCTTCGGGCTTATGGCCGAGACCGCCCCGGCCGTGCCGGAACGGGCCGTGCTCACGGCCCTGGCCGAGGCCGTCTTCGCCGCCGGAAGCGGCGGCATGGTCGGCGGGCAGATGCTGGACATGGACTATACCGGCGCACCCGGGGTGACCCTGGCCCAGGTGGCGGCCATGCAGGCCAAAAAGACCGGGGCCCTTATCCGGGCGGCCTGCGTGTGCGGCGCGGTCCTGGCCCAGGCCGCCCCGGGCGACGTGGTCCGGGCCGCCGCCTACGGCCAAAGTCTGGGCGCGGCCTTCCAGATCGCCGACGACATCCTGGACGTGGTCGGCGACGAAAAAACCATCGGCAAGCCCGTGGGCAGCGACCAGGCCCGGGGCAAGAACACCTTTCCCTCCCTGGCCGGACTTGACCGCAGCCGGGAGATGGCCCTGGCCGAGGCCGACGCGGCGGTTTCGGCCGTGGCCCCCTATCAGGGGGACGCGGCGCGGTTTTTGCGCGAACTGGCCCGCTACGTGGTGGACCGCGTCTCATAGCCGCCTGTCGAAAACGGGCCGGGTGGGCCGGGACGGCCGGCCCGTCGCGGGACAACGGGCTGATTAAGGCGGGTCGTTTCACGACGCGCCGGGAGATATGATGTCGGATTTCGTGCAGCACTCGCTTCGGATATTGACCGGGATCGACGACCCGCGCCAGGTGGCCGGCCTGTCCCCCTCTGATCTGTCCCGCCTGGCCGAGGAGATCCGCCAGGTGATCATCTCCACCGTGTCCATGAACGGCGGCCATCTGGCCCCGTCCCTGGGCGTTGTGGAACTGACCCTGGCCTTGCTGCGGGCCTTTGATCCGGGCAGGGACAAGATCGTGTGGGATGTGGGGCACCAGGCCTACGCCTACAAGATCCTCACCGGACGCCTGGAGTCCTTCCACACCCTGCGCACCTTCGGGGGCATAAGCGGGTTCCCCAAGCGTTGCGAGAGCCCCTACGACCATTTCGGCGTGGGGCATTCGAGCACCTCCATCTCCGCGGCCCTGGGCATGGCCATGGCCCGGGACCTCCAGAAAAAGGACCACCACGTCATCTCGGTCATCGGCGACGGCTCCATGACCGCCGGGCTGGCCTACGAGGGGTTGAACCAGGCCGGGGGCTGGGGCGGCAGACTGGTGGTCGTGCTCAACGACAACGAGATGTCCATCGCCAAGAACGTGGGAGCCCTGTCGCTTTTTTTAAGCCGCAAGCTCGCCCATCGCTGGGTCTTGCGCCTGAAAAAGGACATGGAGGGCTGGATCAAGTCGTTGCCCTACGGCCAGGATCTGATGGGCTACGTGCGCCGGGGCGAGGAGTCGTTCAAGAGCTTTTTCACCCCGGGCATGCTCTTCGAGGCCTTCCGCTTCACATATCTGGGCCCCATCGACGGACACGACACCGAACGCATGACCCAGGTCTTCGAGGAGGTCAAAAATATCGACGGCCCGGTTCTGGTCCACGTGCTCACCAAAAAGGGCAAGGGCTACGTCCCGGCCGAGTCCAATCCCACCTTCTTCCACGGCGTGGGCTCCTTCGAGCCCGAGACCGGGCAGGCCGAGGGCGCCTCGGCCACGACCGCCCCGGCCACCTACACCGAGGTCCTCGGGCGCACCCTGTTCCATCTGGCCCGCACCGATCCCCGCATCGTGGCCATCACCGCGGCCATGCCCGAGGGCACCGGGCTTTCCGCCTTCGCCGAAAAGCTGCCCGAACAGTTCGTGGACGTGGGCATCTGCGAGCAGCACGCCGTGACCTTCGCCGCCGGGCTGGCCACCCAGGGATTCCGGCCCGTGGTGGCCATCTATTCCACCTTTTTGCAGCGCTCCTACGACCAGATCGTCCACGACGTGTGCCTGCAGAACCTGCCCGTGACCTTCTGCCTGGACCGGGGCGGGCTTGTGGGCGAGGACGGCCCCACCCACCACGGGGCCTTCGACCTCTCCTACCTGCGCCACATCCCGAACCTGGTGCTCATGGCCCCGAAAGACGAGGCCGAACTGGCCCGCATGCTGGTCACGGCCCTGGCTCACGACGGTCCGGCGGCCATCCGCTATCCGCGCGGCGTGGGCGTGGGGGCCAGGCCCGATCCCAGGCCCGAACCCCTGGCCATCGGCCAGGGCGAGATGCTGCGTAGCGGGAGCGACGCGGCCATAATCGCCGTGGGCAGCCGGGTGCATCCCTGCCTGGCCGCGGCCGGGGCCGTGGCCGCGAAAACCGGGAAGTCCGTGGCCGTGTTCAACGCCAGGTTCATAAAGCCCCTGCCGCAGGACGATATCCTGGAACTGGCCGGACGCTGCCACAGGCTGCTTGTGGTCGAGGAAAACACCGTGGCCGGGGGATTCGGCTCGGCCGTGCTGGAACTTCTGGCCGACAAGGACGCCCTGGCCGGGCTTACGGTCAAACGCCTCGGGCTGCCGGACGCCTTCGTGGAGCACGGGCCGCAAAAGACCCTGCGGGCCAAGCTCGGCATCGACACCGAGGGGATCACCCGGGCGATCGAGGACCTTCTGCGCTGACGCCGGCGGCCTTTCCGGTCTCCTCGTCGCGAAGCGCCCGGCGCAGGACCTTGCCCACCAGGGTCTTGGGCAGTTCCTTACGGAACTCCACGTATTTCGGAATCTTGTATCCCGCCAGACGTTCCCGCAAGTAGCCGAGGATCTCGGCCTTCGACGGCGCGTGTCCCTCCTCCGGGACCACGAAGACCTTGACCGCCTCGCCCCGCGTCGGATGCGCCACGCCCACGGCGCAGGCCTCCCGCACCGCCGGATGGCCGGCCAGGACCTCCTCGATCTCCCGGGGATAGACGTTGTACCCGCCGCACAGGATGAGGTCCTTTTTGCGGTCCAGGATGAAGTAGTAGCCGTCCGCATCGCGCATGGCCATGTCTCCGGTATACAGCCAGCCGTCCCGCAGGACCTGGGCCGTGTCGTCCGGACGGTTCCAGTATCCGGCCATGACCTGCGGCCCCCTGACCGCCAGTTCCCCGGCCTCGCCGTCCGCGAGGACGCGGGTCCCGGTCTCCATGTCCATGATCCTGGCCTCGGTGCCCGGGAAGGGCAGGCCGATGGAGCCGGGTTTGCGCCCACCCTCCAGGGGATTCAAATGGGTGATGGGCGAGGCCTCGGTCAGGCCGTAGCCTTCAAGGATCTGGGCCCCGGTGAGTTCCGAAAACCGGGACAGAAGCTCCCCGGACATGGGCGCGGAGCCCGAGACGCAGTAGCGGATGCTGCCCAGGGCCTCCCTGGTCGCCCCGGCCTGGCGCAACAGCGCGGCGTAGATCGAGGGCGCCCCGGGAAAGATCGTGGGCCGCGTTTTGGCGATGATTTTTACGGTCTGGGCCGGCAAAAACCGGGCGATGGGCACCATGGTCGCGCCGCAGGCCACGGCCAGGTTGACGCACACGGTCAGGCCGTAGATATGGAAATAGGGCAGAAGCCCGAGGAAGACCTCGGCCTTATGGCCCACCCCGCGCAGCACCGTACGGGCCTGCCGGACGTTGGCCATCAGGTTCGCGTGGGTGAGCATGGCCCCCTTGGCCAGCCCCGTGGTCCCGCCGGTATACTGGAGCACGGCCACGTCGGTTTTCGGGTCGATGTCCGTGGCGCTGTGGCGCGACCGGCCGCGAAACAGGGACTTCCAGGGAAAGACCGTCCGGCCGTCAAGGCCCAGGTCCGGGCGCTTGCCCTCACGGCGCATCTTGAGGAAAAAAAGCAGGCTCAGGGGAAAGCGCAGGCCGTCGTCAAGCCGGGTGACGAAGACCCGGGCCGGGGAAAATTCCCGCAACAGGGCCTGGTGCCTGGCCCACAAAAGGTCCAGGATGACCACCACCCGCGCCCCGCTGTCGGCCATCTGGTGGCGCAGTTCGTGCTCCATGTACAGGGGGTTGACCATGACGCAGGTCCCCCCGGCCTTGAGCACCGCGTAGTAGGTGATGATGGCCTGGGGCGAGTTGGGCAGCATGACGGCCACCCGGTCGCCGTTTTCAAGGCCCGCCGCGCGAAGCGCCGCCGCCCCGGTCTCGGCCAGGCGTTTGAGCCTGGCGAAGGAAATCCGGGCGTTGTGGAAGCGGATGGCCGTGCGCCGGGGATGCTCGGCGGCGGCCCGGTCGAGATGGGCGAACAGGGGAACGTCCAGGCCCTCCAGGGACAGACAGGGCGCGGCGGCCGGTCGGCCGGCGGCATCGGGCGCGCGGGGCGCGAGGGGATCGTGGATCATGGGTTCCTCTGATGGATCGTTTTCGCGTGTCCGGGCTATGTAAACGCCGGGGATCGTCCACGCAACCTGGCCATGGGGGGCGGGCGAAAAAAACATCCCGGGGCCGGCCGCCCTGATCGCGTCGGCCTGATCGCGCCGGCACGGTTGCCTTCGGCCCGGATTTTCCGTAGCCTGCCCGGTGTTCGTGCCGGATGGCGCGCGGTGTCGCGCCGCCGGACACATGGCCGCCGCCGTTTTCTTCGGGGAGGCCGATCAAAAGGAGCTACGATGTCCACGATTTCATGTTTTCTGGAAACCCACTTCAGGCACTTCAACGCCCGGGAGACCCTGGACGCGGCCAAGGCCTGGCGCGACCTGCTTTCCCGGGGCGGCAAGATGTTTCTGACCATGGCCGGGGCCATGAGCACCGCCGAGATCGGCGTCATCCTGGCCGAGATGATCCGCAAGGACAAGGTCCACGCCATCAGTTGCACCGCGGCCAACCTGGAGGAGGACCTGTTCAACCTCTTCAACCACAATGAATACAAGATGGTGCCCCACTACCGGGACCTGTCCCCGGAGATGGAAAAGGAGCTCTACGACCAGGGCTTCAACCGGGTTACCGACACCTGCATCCCCGAGGGGGTCCTGCGGCAGGTGCAGCGCCGGATTTCCGATTTGTGGAAAAAGGCCGCCGACACGGATTCGCCGAAATTTCCCTATGAATTCATGTACGACCTGCTGGACCAGCCCGGCATCGAGGAACATTTCCAGGTCCCGGCCGAACATTCCTGGGTCCTGGCGGCCAAAGAGAAGGGGCTGACCATCTATTCCCCGGGCTTCGAGGACAGCACCTTGGGCAACATCTTCTGCTCCGAGGTCATGCGCGGACGGGTCAAGAGCCACCGTGCCGTGCGCGCCGGCACCGAACAGATGGAACTTTTGGCCCGGTGGTACACGGCCATGGCCAAGGCCGAAACGCCCATCGGGTTTTTCCAGATCGGCGGCGGCATCGCCGCGGACTTTCCCATCTGCGTGGTGCCCATGCTCATCCAGGACCTGGAGCGCGAGGACACCCCGTTCTGGGCCTATTTCGCCCAGATCGGGGACAGCACCACCTCCTACGGCTCCTATTCCGGGGCCGTGCCCAACGAAAAGATCACCTGGGGCAAGCTCGACGTGGGCACGCCCTCGTTCATGATCAATTCCGACGCGGCCATCGTGGCCCCGCTGATCTTCGCCTACGTGCTGGGCCTGTAGACGTTTCGCGGGCCGAAATCCGGCGTTCCCAAGCGATGCTCGCCTTCCCGGGCGGCGCGGCCGAAAGGTCCCGCCGCCCGGTCCTTTTTTCTCGTCCCCTGTCCGGCCGGTTTTCGGCTTGTGAAGAATTTCTCTTGATTCTCTTTTGTTTGCTCTTATAGTTACGGAGAATGAAAAAGCCCAAGGGGCTTTCGCGGCAAGGATTTCACCACGTTCCAACGTCTGGCAAAAGGAGTGGGAAATGAATTTCACCGAAGCCGATCTGCCAATCGCAATCAACCATGAACAGATGGTGACCCTGGGCGACGGGACCACCATCCGCTTCGAAACCAACGGTGAGGCCAAGGACATCTATATCGGCGATGCCTTCGATCCCACCATCCAGTTGTTTCCGGACTGTGACTATCTGGTCGAGACCCCGGACGGCGCGTTCAAGGTCACGGCCCAGTTCGAGGACACCGTGCTGGTGCAAAAGGCCTGATCCGCCGGACAGGCCCGGCGGTTCGGCCTTGTCTTTCGCACCGGGTCGGACAGGCTGGGCCGCGTCTTGCCCGATGCGGGCGGGCGCGCCGACAAGAGAACACCATTCCTTCAATTCCCTCGTACACCTCTCGAAATGAAGCGCCCGCCGGTCCACGATGACCGGCGGGCGTTGTTTTTTTCGGGGATGGGGCATGCCTGCGACGCATCTCCCAAGCGTGAAGCCCGGTTGCGCCGGGGAGTGCGTTCCTGGTAGGGCCCATGTCCGGGAAAATAGTGGAAAAGAGATGCGGGAGGATGCTTGCGGTATTTTTTTCACGATGGTACGAAAGAAGCATTCGACATACAAAGCCGTGTTTTCCGATGACATCTCGTCGTCTCGTCTTGCGCCGACTTCTGGAGAAGACCCGGGGATGTGTTTCATCCGTGCGTCTTCCTGGCCGTTTCAAGATGTTCGTGACGTTGAACTTTCGTCCCGTGGCTGTCACTCGGAGATGCGTCATGCGAACCGATCGTTGCGATTCCCCCCGCCCCGGACCGTCCGCGTGCCCGGCCTTTGGCCGTCTCGCGAAGACGGCCGCCGCCCTGTGCGTCGTGTGCGCGTTCGGGCTCGCTTTTTCGTGGCCCGGGGTGGGGCTGGCCCAGATATTCCCCGTCACCAACACCAATGCCGCCGGAGCCGGGTCCCTGGACCAGGCGGTCACCGACTTAAACGCCTCAGGCGCGGCCGGGACCGTGCGGTTCGACGCCGGGTCGGCCGGGGTGGTCAACCTGGCGGCCGGGCTGGTCCCCACCCAGCAGGCGTCCTTTTTGAATCAGTCCGGCGGGGGCGTGACCGCCAGCCTGCAAGGCGGGGCCTACGTCACCTGCCTGACCGCCTCCAGTCTGGGAGACGTGGGCGGGACCGCCGCGCTCATCTTTCGGGCCATCGCCGACACCGAGGGGGCCTACACGATTTTCTCCACGGACGCGATCGCCATCGGGTCCTTTTCCGCCAACGCCGCGGCCATCGCCACGGCCGGAACGGACTTCGCCGAGGCCCTGCGCTCCGAAACCGGAACCGTGACCATCGCCGGGGCCCTGGCCGGCGACCTCACGGCCACGGCCACGGGCGGCAGCTTCGCCGTCGACCTGGAGGCGTCCACGGGCGTGACCATCGGGTCCGTCGCCGACACGGCGGGACTTACGGCCACGTCGGCCGTGGACCATGCCTACGGGATACTCAACTACAACGGCCAGGTCGCCGTCACCGGCGAGATGGCCGGAGACATCCAGGCCACGGCCACCGCCGGGGCCTATGCCTACGGGATCAATTCCGGCGGGACCATCGCCATCGGGTCCATCGCCGATACCGGGAGCGTCACGGCCACGGCCGGCGGGGCCGGCGAGGCCGCCGGGATGTACGCCGACGGCGGCATCACCGTCACCGGGGAACTGGCCGGAACCGTCGCGGCCTCGGCGCCAAACGGCGCAAACGCCAACGGCCTGCACTCCGGGGGCGCGATTTCCATCGGGTCCGTGGGTGCGACCGGCAGGGTGACGGCCACGGCCGACGCGGGCCCCGCCGTCGGGGTGAACGGGGCGAACGTCGCCATCGTCGGCGCTATGAACGGCATCATCCAGGCCACCGTCACCACCGGAACCTACGCCTACGGGCTGTTCTCGGAAAACGCCATCACCCTGGGCTCCATGGGCGCCACCGGGGCGATTTCGGCCACCTCGGCAGCCGACAATGCCTTCGGATTCCACGCCGCGACCGGTATCACCGTCACCGGGGCCCTGGCCGGCGACGTCATAGCCCGGGTCACGGGCGGCCCCTTCGCCTACGGCCTGCATTCGGACGCCTCAATAGCCATCGGGTCCATCGCCTCCACAGGGAGCGTCACGGCCGACGCCACCAGCGAGGCCGTGGGACTGAGCGCCGGAGGCGGCATCACCATCACCGGTGAACTGGCCGGGACCGTCACGGCCACGGCCCGAACCGGCGAGATCGCCCGGGGCATCCATGCCGGCGAGTCCATCGTGATCGGATCCATCACCGGAACGGCGGCCCAAAACGGCGGCGTGTGGGCCGTGGCCGCAACGGACCAGGCCGCCGGGATCCTGGCCGGCAACACCGTCACGGTAGGTTCCATCGGGCAATACGGGGAGATTTTCGTCCAGGGCGGGCAGAACGCGAACGGCATCTATGCCGCAAACGACGACGTGGAGATCACGGGCGTCCTGGCCGGAACCGTCCAGGCTGTGGCCGAGAACGGGCAATTCGCCTATGGCCTCCAGGCCGGAGACGCGATCCGCATCGGTTCGGTGGCCGAGACCGGCGGCGTGTCGGCCCTGGCCCAGGCCGGGCTGGCCTACGGCCTGTTTGCGGGCACCAGCGTGACCATCGCCGGGGAACTGGCGGGGGGTATCTCTGCCAACTCCCCCCTTGGAGACGAGGCCTACGGCATCGGCACCTGGGGAGGCATCGCCATCGGCTCCATCGCCGAGACCGGGGGCGTGTCGGCCCTGGCCCTGAATCAGGCCCGCGGCCTGTCCGCCACGACCGGCCTGACCATCACCGGCGGGATGGACGGCGTCATCCAGGCCCTGGCCACCGTCGGCAGCGAGGCCTACGGTATCCTGGTCACCAACGGCTCGGTGCGCATCGGCTCCATGGCGGCCACCGCCGACGTGGCCGCCATCGCCGGGGCGAACAGCGCCTACGGCATCTTCGCCGGGCAGGATCTGGTCATCGCCGGGGGCATGGCCGGAAACATCACCGCCATGGCCGACGGCCATACCGCCGTGGGCATGCAGAGCCTGGGCGAGATGAACGGCGGCGATGCCGCCACCCCCCTGGCCATCTCCGGCACGGTCGCCGCCGAGGCCAACGGGCTGGCCGTGGCCGTGGCCTCGGTGGGGAGCATGAATCTGTACGTCACCGGAACTCTTTCCGGCATCGATACCTCCGGCGGCGGGGACGGCTACGCCATCCGGGCCGGCTGGCCGGACGGCGCCGGGGGCTGGAATCCCAGCAACCCGGACAACCGCGTGGTCCTGGGGACCGGGGCCACCCTGGTCGGCCGGGTGGATCTGGGCAACGGGGACAACACCGTGGGATTTCTGGGCACCGGGAGCACCGCCAACATGCTTCTCGGCGCGACCCATCTGGTGGCGGGAGACGGGCTTCTGGCCACCTTCTGGAACCTGAACCCCACGGCCGCCGATGCCTACACCGTGTTCGACGCCACCGTAAACGCCGGGGCCACCTTAAGCCTCAACGAAAACGTGACCATTCTGACCGACGTCGCGAACACCGGCACCCTCCAGTTCGATCTCGGGGCGAACAGGACCTACGGCGGGATCATCTCCGGCACGGGCGGGGTGACCAAGACCGGGGACGCCAACCTGATCCTTTCCGGGGCCAACACCTACACCGGCACGACCCTGGCCGCCGAGGGCCGGCTGCGCGTGGTCCAGGACCTTCATTCCCGATCCGTCGGGGTCCTGGCCGGGGCCACCCTGGAACTGGATCAGAACTATGCCGCCCAGGGCACGGCCGTGGTCGACGGCAGCCTGATCGTGCCGCAACTGACCGTGGCCGCCGGCGCTACCCTGTCCGGCTCGGGCACGGTCTTCGGCAACGTGGTCAGCGGCGGCCTGATCTCGCCGGGCGCCTCTCCGGGCACCCTGAGCATCCAGGGCAACCTGTTTCTCGGCGCGGGCAGCACGCTGTTCATGGAGATCACCCCCACGGGCAGCGATCTGCTTTTGGTCTCCGGGACCACCACCATCGACGGCGGGGCCCTGCACGTGGACATCGCCCGGGGGTACTACCAGACCGGACAATCCATCACCCTTTTGCGTTCCACAGGAGGCATCACCGGGGACTACGCCACCATCACCGTGGACAACCACAGCCAGTTCCTGGTTTTTAGCATCGAAAACACGGACACCGAGACCGTGGGCACCTTCGGGGCCGAGGCCACGGTGACCCGGCTGCCCTACACCATCGCCGGGACCTCGGGGAATTCCATGGCCGCCGCCGCCGGGCTGACCGGGGCCACCTTTCTGGCCACGCCGTCCATGCAGGCGGTCCTGGCCACCATCGACTTCACGTCCCTTG
Proteins encoded:
- a CDS encoding deoxyhypusine synthase family protein, which encodes MSTISCFLETHFRHFNARETLDAAKAWRDLLSRGGKMFLTMAGAMSTAEIGVILAEMIRKDKVHAISCTAANLEEDLFNLFNHNEYKMVPHYRDLSPEMEKELYDQGFNRVTDTCIPEGVLRQVQRRISDLWKKAADTDSPKFPYEFMYDLLDQPGIEEHFQVPAEHSWVLAAKEKGLTIYSPGFEDSTLGNIFCSEVMRGRVKSHRAVRAGTEQMELLARWYTAMAKAETPIGFFQIGGGIAADFPICVVPMLIQDLEREDTPFWAYFAQIGDSTTSYGSYSGAVPNEKITWGKLDVGTPSFMINSDAAIVAPLIFAYVLGL
- the dxs gene encoding 1-deoxy-D-xylulose-5-phosphate synthase, which codes for MSDFVQHSLRILTGIDDPRQVAGLSPSDLSRLAEEIRQVIISTVSMNGGHLAPSLGVVELTLALLRAFDPGRDKIVWDVGHQAYAYKILTGRLESFHTLRTFGGISGFPKRCESPYDHFGVGHSSTSISAALGMAMARDLQKKDHHVISVIGDGSMTAGLAYEGLNQAGGWGGRLVVVLNDNEMSIAKNVGALSLFLSRKLAHRWVLRLKKDMEGWIKSLPYGQDLMGYVRRGEESFKSFFTPGMLFEAFRFTYLGPIDGHDTERMTQVFEEVKNIDGPVLVHVLTKKGKGYVPAESNPTFFHGVGSFEPETGQAEGASATTAPATYTEVLGRTLFHLARTDPRIVAITAAMPEGTGLSAFAEKLPEQFVDVGICEQHAVTFAAGLATQGFRPVVAIYSTFLQRSYDQIVHDVCLQNLPVTFCLDRGGLVGEDGPTHHGAFDLSYLRHIPNLVLMAPKDEAELARMLVTALAHDGPAAIRYPRGVGVGARPDPRPEPLAIGQGEMLRSGSDAAIIAVGSRVHPCLAAAGAVAAKTGKSVAVFNARFIKPLPQDDILELAGRCHRLLVVEENTVAGGFGSAVLELLADKDALAGLTVKRLGLPDAFVEHGPQKTLRAKLGIDTEGITRAIEDLLR
- a CDS encoding autotransporter outer membrane beta-barrel domain-containing protein, encoding MRTDRCDSPRPGPSACPAFGRLAKTAAALCVVCAFGLAFSWPGVGLAQIFPVTNTNAAGAGSLDQAVTDLNASGAAGTVRFDAGSAGVVNLAAGLVPTQQASFLNQSGGGVTASLQGGAYVTCLTASSLGDVGGTAALIFRAIADTEGAYTIFSTDAIAIGSFSANAAAIATAGTDFAEALRSETGTVTIAGALAGDLTATATGGSFAVDLEASTGVTIGSVADTAGLTATSAVDHAYGILNYNGQVAVTGEMAGDIQATATAGAYAYGINSGGTIAIGSIADTGSVTATAGGAGEAAGMYADGGITVTGELAGTVAASAPNGANANGLHSGGAISIGSVGATGRVTATADAGPAVGVNGANVAIVGAMNGIIQATVTTGTYAYGLFSENAITLGSMGATGAISATSAADNAFGFHAATGITVTGALAGDVIARVTGGPFAYGLHSDASIAIGSIASTGSVTADATSEAVGLSAGGGITITGELAGTVTATARTGEIARGIHAGESIVIGSITGTAAQNGGVWAVAATDQAAGILAGNTVTVGSIGQYGEIFVQGGQNANGIYAANDDVEITGVLAGTVQAVAENGQFAYGLQAGDAIRIGSVAETGGVSALAQAGLAYGLFAGTSVTIAGELAGGISANSPLGDEAYGIGTWGGIAIGSIAETGGVSALALNQARGLSATTGLTITGGMDGVIQALATVGSEAYGILVTNGSVRIGSMAATADVAAIAGANSAYGIFAGQDLVIAGGMAGNITAMADGHTAVGMQSLGEMNGGDAATPLAISGTVAAEANGLAVAVASVGSMNLYVTGTLSGIDTSGGGDGYAIRAGWPDGAGGWNPSNPDNRVVLGTGATLVGRVDLGNGDNTVGFLGTGSTANMLLGATHLVAGDGLLATFWNLNPTAADAYTVFDATVNAGATLSLNENVTILTDVANTGTLQFDLGANRTYGGIISGTGGVTKTGDANLILSGANTYTGTTLAAEGRLRVVQDLHSRSVGVLAGATLELDQNYAAQGTAVVDGSLIVPQLTVAAGATLSGSGTVFGNVVSGGLISPGASPGTLSIQGNLFLGAGSTLFMEITPTGSDLLLVSGTTTIDGGALHVDIARGYYQTGQSITLLRSTGGITGDYATITVDNHSQFLVFSIENTDTETVGTFGAEATVTRLPYTIAGTSGNSMAAAAGLTGATFLATPSMQAVLATIDFTSLGEVARGLRQMSPEPYSAMNETAFSAMRLFSDTIRDRTYAKRLGGETLLTAVTPGNIGRLTQLASAGGLSDAGSGLDVKGVGTGMALFVKPVGQYQSFENGHNRTGFTSWQYGVMAGGDAQITDNFLAGFQVGYVHSNLRFKDDATSTGYADAFLGGLYASATAGGFYADGLVQAGASVNHLDRRIEFGGISREPTGKYTSFLFGASFSTGYEWTFGNFQAGPVGTLDYGYVSNPGFAESDPDLGLTVSGFSGNSLKTGLGAKISGTFTAGETTTISPDLALRWGHEFLDSGRNISARYNGSPTSGFTSRTGDPARDSLLVDAGVSLGVSESTKLYVRYSGEFLGQGTQTQAGAVGVRYEF
- a CDS encoding polyprenyl synthetase family protein, which produces MWVRQKLADYAALTGDYLRERFGKKIREAGTPDTLVRPMEYSLLAGGKRLRPALCLAFAEVLGTPAERVLPFASAFELIHTYSLIHDDLPAMDDDDLRRGRPSCHKAFGEAQAILAGDALVTEAFGLMAETAPAVPERAVLTALAEAVFAAGSGGMVGGQMLDMDYTGAPGVTLAQVAAMQAKKTGALIRAACVCGAVLAQAAPGDVVRAAAYGQSLGAAFQIADDILDVVGDEKTIGKPVGSDQARGKNTFPSLAGLDRSREMALAEADAAVSAVAPYQGDAARFLRELARYVVDRVS
- a CDS encoding long-chain-fatty-acid--CoA ligase; this translates as MIHDPLAPRAPDAAGRPAAAPCLSLEGLDVPLFAHLDRAAAEHPRRTAIRFHNARISFARLKRLAETGAAALRAAGLENGDRVAVMLPNSPQAIITYYAVLKAGGTCVMVNPLYMEHELRHQMADSGARVVVILDLLWARHQALLREFSPARVFVTRLDDGLRFPLSLLFFLKMRREGKRPDLGLDGRTVFPWKSLFRGRSRHSATDIDPKTDVAVLQYTGGTTGLAKGAMLTHANLMANVRQARTVLRGVGHKAEVFLGLLPYFHIYGLTVCVNLAVACGATMVPIARFLPAQTVKIIAKTRPTIFPGAPSIYAALLRQAGATREALGSIRYCVSGSAPMSGELLSRFSELTGAQILEGYGLTEASPITHLNPLEGGRKPGSIGLPFPGTEARIMDMETGTRVLADGEAGELAVRGPQVMAGYWNRPDDTAQVLRDGWLYTGDMAMRDADGYYFILDRKKDLILCGGYNVYPREIEEVLAGHPAVREACAVGVAHPTRGEAVKVFVVPEEGHAPSKAEILGYLRERLAGYKIPKYVEFRKELPKTLVGKVLRRALRDEETGKAAGVSAEGPRSPG